One genomic window of Clostridium taeniosporum includes the following:
- a CDS encoding SAM-dependent methyltransferase produces the protein MEKLFLKKFLKGIFSDTFEVQFWDGTTEKFGEGDIKFKIIINERLPKSNILKDPFLTFGEAYMNNIIDFKGNIQEIIESAYKNKDSFLNKSSLFEKLYKVKPNSIKNSKEDIQYHYDLGNDFYKLWLDKTMSYSCAYFKSSKDSLYEAQLNKVDHILKKLNLHSGEKLLDIGCGWGELIITAAKKYGVKALGITLSEEQFAKVNERIKENNLENQVEVRLIDYRELLKTGEKFNRICSVGMLEHVGRKNIPVYMETINNLLEENGISLLHCITTQTESEANQWIKKYIFPGGYIPSIRELVYNMAEEDLHLVDLESLRLHYGKTLECWAESFEDNLDKVKEMGFDDKFIRMWRLYLNSCAASFNYGVIDLHQFLFTKGLNNELPMTRKYLYTE, from the coding sequence ATGGAAAAATTATTTTTAAAGAAATTTTTAAAAGGTATATTCTCAGACACATTTGAAGTACAGTTTTGGGATGGAACTACTGAAAAATTTGGTGAAGGAGATATAAAGTTTAAAATAATAATAAATGAACGTCTACCAAAAAGTAATATTTTAAAAGATCCATTTTTAACCTTTGGCGAAGCATATATGAATAATATTATAGACTTCAAAGGAAATATTCAAGAAATTATAGAATCTGCATATAAAAATAAAGATAGTTTTTTAAATAAGTCATCATTATTTGAAAAATTATATAAAGTTAAGCCAAACTCTATAAAAAATAGTAAAGAAGACATACAATATCATTATGACTTAGGTAATGATTTTTATAAATTATGGTTAGATAAAACTATGAGTTATTCTTGTGCTTATTTTAAATCTTCTAAAGATTCTTTATATGAAGCACAATTAAATAAGGTTGATCATATATTAAAAAAATTAAATTTACATTCAGGAGAAAAATTATTAGATATAGGTTGTGGTTGGGGAGAACTTATAATAACTGCTGCCAAAAAATATGGTGTTAAGGCCCTTGGAATAACTTTAAGTGAAGAACAATTTGCTAAAGTAAATGAACGAATAAAAGAAAATAATCTTGAAAATCAAGTAGAAGTTAGATTGATAGATTATAGAGAATTATTAAAAACAGGTGAAAAATTTAATAGGATTTGTAGTGTAGGTATGCTAGAGCATGTTGGTAGAAAAAACATACCTGTTTATATGGAAACTATAAATAATTTATTAGAAGAAAACGGGATATCTTTACTTCACTGTATAACTACTCAAACTGAAAGTGAAGCAAATCAATGGATAAAAAAATACATATTTCCAGGAGGATACATACCATCAATTAGAGAGCTAGTTTATAATATGGCAGAAGAAGATTTACATTTAGTAGATTTAGAAAGTTTAAGATTACATTATGGTAAAACATTAGAATGTTGGGCTGAAAGTTTTGAAGACAATTTAGATAAAGTTAAGGAAATGGGGTTTGATGATAAATTTATTAGAATGTGGAGATTATATTTAAATTCTTGTGCAGCTTCATTTAATTATGGAGTAATAGATTTACATCAATTTTTATTTACAAAAGGATTAAATAACGAATTACCTATGACAAGAAAATATTTATATACTGAATAA